cataaatatataatattttattatttttttaaaaaaattattgtttaaataGCAGTGGATAAGagagttgattttttttttaaataaaattaagaattttatgctccgaaaaatttaagaaattttctTAGAAAAGAGAGGATGTGTAAATTCCAAGCTGCTCTCAATTATTACATTAAAAAGAAttaggaaaaggaaaaaagaaaatcagaaGCTAATTTATTGTGGCGTTTAGTAATCATCAATCCCTTATCGGATAGGCTTCTTTTCCCTTTATGGGTTCTAATCCTTATCCACAGGCTTTGTCCAAATCTTTGGCAGAGCAGGAAGACAAGATTGTAttgaactctttttttttttctcttttttttcttttttttccttgaaTTTAAGATCTCACGGTTTGATGCATTACCTGAATCAATCTATTGATATAATTAACTATTGTTTCATAAAATACTCTCttgatttcataatttttattattttaaaattattttttaaaaatataataatatataaattatttattataatatttaataaaatttaatatatttaaaaaaattataattaaataattataattttaatatgtataaaaaataaaaaaataaaaattatcggATGTGAGATTGATTGATGAACTTTTGAATTATATATGTGGAGGATGAGAAATTGGATGTCAAATTGTGAATTGGAGAAGCATTGTTTTGGTTCTTTTTCACCATTATCGAAGAAAGGGATTTATAATTGGAAGCATCTCACGTGAAATTGACACGTCAACTCATGGAATCTTggagcttttttttttattttaattattataacatgCTGAATGCGATATTTTCAATTAACCTTTTCTTAAAAAAAGTTGTAAAAGTGATTACACAATAGtactatattttaaaagaaagtaataaataaaaattaaaaaaaaagaagattgtGGAATTAATTAATCGTAACGACAATGTCTTTCTAATATTATATAaagattaatattataatttatttataaaaaaaaaattaatattgtatAATCTCTCTGCTCTTCTGCCAATGCCTGGTGAATCACAATTACTATGAACTTGTTTGTGTCAGAGCTTGGATTTTCCAGGAGGGAAAGTTGCGTATATTTCTGAAATGAGATTCATTTCTGAATCCAATCAGAAGAGAATACCATGTTACCGACTTCTCAATGACAATGGAGAGCTAATCAACGGCAGCGATTTTCACCAGGTAGCTCTCTCCATCCCCTCCAACAAAATCTCCTTCTTATTCTACAATGCCTGGGTGATCATTTATGACAGGATACAAAATGGTAATGCATCAGGTAACCGAGGAACTTGCAGTGAAAATGTACAGCAAAATGGTCACCCTTCAGCAGATGGATACCATATTCTATGAAGCACAGAGACAAGGAAGAATTTCTTTCTATCTCACTTCTGTCGGTGAAGAAGCAGCAAACATAGCATCAGCAGCTGCACTTGGTGCAGACGATGTTGTCCTTCCTCAGGTGatctcttttttcctttttcttttttctttttggtccaTTTCAGGCCAAGACATAGATTGCTTAATAATCATTTGATGAAATGCCAGTACCGGGAGCCTGGAGTTTTATTATGGCGTGGTTTTACACTTGAAGAATTTGCCAACCAGTGCTTTGGAAACAAAGCTGATTATGGGAAAGGCAGGCAAATGCCAATCCATTATGGTTCTAAAAAGCTTAATTACTTCACTGTTTCTTCACCTATAGCGTATGTATAGTAAATCTTGTCCATCTCCTCATtgccatttgattttgaataagcCTCTGATAGTTCTCACTGATATTTTTGCTTCTCAGTACTCAACTTCCTCAAGCTGTGGGTGCTGCTTATTCTCTTAAAATGGATAAAAAGGATGCTTGTGCAGTTACATATATTGGGGATGGTGGTACCAGTGAGGTAATGGCACCATTATTTCTCCAGTGTTTTCTCCCTGTAAGCTTTTGAGGTTTTCTATCCGATTTCTGATTGTTGACAAATTTTCTAGGGAGATTTTCATGCTGCCCTGAACTTTGCAGCAGTAATGGAAGCCCCTGTCATTTTTATCTGTCGCAACAATGGATGGGCCATTAGTACCCATATATCAGAGCAATTTCGAAGTACCATTTTAATCCTTCAATTGAAATCCATGATCAAATTATTTGCCAACCAAAAATAAATAGGCATGCAGAGTCTTTTAAGATCTTAGTTTTCAGTGGATGTTGTCTGATACAAGTCTCTGCTTGTCAGGCGATGGGGTTGTTGTTAAGGGTCAAGCTTATGGAATCCAAAGCATTCGGGTAGATGGAAATGATGCTCTTGCTGTTTATAGAACGATTCGTGCAGCTCGTGAAATTGCTATAAGTGAACAGAAGCCTATATTAGTTGAGGTGAGATTGAACTTCCTCCCAAAATTTTAGATGATCTTCAGAACTCATTTCCTGAAATTCCTGTTAGATTCTGCTGTACGTGTCTTTGTTAACAAGTGTTTTCCACTTTCAGGCCCTCACATATAGGGTAGGACATCACTCCACTTCTGATGATTCCACCAAGTATCGGCCTGTAGATGAAATTGAATATTGGAAAATGGCACGAAACCCTGTAAATAGATTTAGAAAATGGGTTGAAAGAAATGGCTGGTGGAGTGACAAGGAAGAATCAGAGCTCAGAAGCAGCATCAGAAAGCAGGTGAAACTCTAAGCaaaatattcaatatttaatCATTTGTAGACATCTTAACTTCTATTAAAAAATCTCTccttctaaataaataaaaataattgttgCTGCAGCTATTGCAAGCGATTCAAGCGGCAGAGAAAACACAGAAACCTGAACTGGGAAACTTGTTCTCTGATGTATATGATCATCCACCATTAAATCTCCAGGAACAAGAGAAACAGCTCAGAGAAACCATCAACAGACATTCACAAGACTTCCCGTCTGATGTTCCTATGTAGAATGTCTTGGCCAATAGTAAGAACTGAAAAACTGAGAGCATATTAAAGAAAATAGTGCTTCCGTAAAGTTTGAAAAATTGTTGTTACACAGAAACGTAAATAAATTTATCCCTTTTCTAAAGATGGTTAATTTACCTTTGTCACTTTCAAAGAGCAACTTCTGGCTTTTCTTTTGTAATAATATGCCAGATATAAGCATTTTCCAAGGAATGGGCATATTATGCTTAAATTTAATAGTGGATGCAATGAGCATATCCCATTAATGACATGGATGGAGCTTGATTTTTGGTAGTGTCGAATTGTTTCTGCTAAGGAATTAGGTTGccgatatatttttataattgggGTCTGATCTGTCATGATTTTAACAAAATCAACCATAGCAAGTGAAAGTATATATCCAAAACTTTGGAAATATGAAATCAAGGCAAAGTGGGATGTGTCCTAAAATCATTTCCATCTCGCCATGAACGCCGGCGAGAATACATCCATGGATTGTGAAAAATTGTAAATCTCTAAATTTTCATTCCTAAATAAGAAgggaaaattattaatttaaacataTAATTGGTAAAGacaaaaacatttaaatatttcacaccacacttttaaataaattatcgtCATtaccaattttatttttatatcaataagtGGAGACATTGTAACATTGCTCAACAAGAAAAGGttggtaatttttaaaataaagtaatgTAAACAATGGCATTTAACCAGACTTGTCCACTCTAAATAGAAATTTTCATTTCTATTCATTTCATTGCAGTGGGAGATCACTGTGCGCCAGTAACAGAAGGAAAGAACGAAGGTCATGTCAGGGACTGGGAGTTAGAACACGGAAACAAGAGCTCGGAGCAGATAATCCAAAAACCAACTTTGTCTTCAAGTCCTGTCACCCTTCTCATTGTTCTATTATCTTCGACGGCTGTTCATTTCCGGATAACTTTGTACCTTCTCAGGGTATATGCTTAATGGATAGTTCCTCGATATTCCACGAATCTGCTCACATTCTCCTACAATGCACGAATAAAGATATTCTTTCACTCTCAGAAACATCCGCTGTGACTCAACGCAGAGCTTCATTCATTGATGGCTGCTGGCCATTCTCAATCTTTCTTCCTTTCCATGTACCATCTTCCCTGTTACCCTTCGTTGTAACGCATTCACCCTGCCAGCACCCAGGAACTTTGCAAACACTAGCTGCATCATTGTGGTTATTTTTTCTTATCTTTTCTGGGGTTCTCCCATGGAGAGTCATCTTTCGCCTTCTCTTGTTGTTATCGCTTATGATGCCACTAAGGATCGTGGCGTGCACGAGCTTAAACGAACCATTGATGAAGTCAGAATGAGGGGTGACATTCTTCACGGAGGAGATAGACTTATTGTTCTTGGAGTTCTTCATAAAGTGCCTAATCCCAGTAAGTGTTTGATTTATTGTCTCTGTTTAACAGATTCATGGGCTTTTCGGTGTTTTACCTTTcggctctttttcttttttggtacGTTAGTCTGAATTGTCAACTGGGTTTTGGAACAAAAGCATGTAGCCAGCACACTCttagtattttttttcattacagCTTGAATTACTAATTCTGGATGTGCAGACTGGCGGTTCTCTTATgtctattattataaaattcttcTATATATGCAAAATCCCCACATAAATTCGTTCATTTTACCCTTTTATGATTTATTATACCAAGTGCTTTCTTTGTGACACATTGCAAGTAGAAAAGATACACAAGTAAAATATTAATGTTGTTTGCAAAATCTTCAAGTATGAGACAACTTGCTGGTGTACGAGAGAAAAACATGACTTGGGAAACTGGAGAACCAGCTTTATATTGGGTTACCAAATCAAAGCATGCTCTGATTTCCTTCATTTTTGTATATGTGGGGTGGCATAGTGGGGTACATGAAAGTATGCCCTGATTCTTTTGGTGGAGCAAGCGCTCGTGTCGTGGAAGAGGAAGTTACAAAGAGAATTGATGTATATGTAAACATGCTCCTACAAAGTGCTGAAGTTTGTGAAGATGAAAGGGTATGTATGCAAGGGTAATTAATACATAACAGATATTTTTATGTGGTTATGTACTTTCTCTTTTGCATTTGCTAATTAGGTTATTATCTGCATCTATGATCTTTCATTTGTTTGATTATTTTGCAATTGCAAATATACTTTGGCCTTTGCCAGTTTCTAATTGCTCTGAACCTTACTTTTggcaaaaagagaagaaaaaggggAAAAATCTCCTCTCTTTATGGCCAAACAATAAACTACATTTTATATTGGACTagcatttaattttgataagggACATgcttttaaagatatttttcaATCTTTGTGCTATATCCACATAAGTGATGCTTGCACTTATAAACAGTAACTTCTAATTACTTTTGAACATAATGATGAATGCATGTGAAACCTAGGGCTAGACCGGTATGTACTTATCACCCTACTGCTAGAAGGCagctggtttatgcatgattaacAACTCTAAAGAAAATTGTCTTGTGAAAATGATCTGCATCCAAGATGGTGGACAGTACAATTCATGCTCCTGAGGATAAGTATGGGTTTACTAATTTATTTACCATGCTCTAGGGAAATTGTATGTCAGTCCTACTAGATGTTCTGTGTGTTCAGCTATCTAGCAGTTTCCAGATGTATTGAGTTGAGAATGATATTTCTGTCTTACTGtacttttttcaaaaataaaagtgaAACTTGAAGGTGAAGTGCATTATATGCCCTTGCTGAAAAATCCTCAAAACAATTGTAGTTAGAAGTGTAAAAGTGCAAATTATGTTTGCATCTTTTCTGACTCCTATTTTGCTTTCAAAACATAG
This is a stretch of genomic DNA from Manihot esculenta cultivar AM560-2 chromosome 2, M.esculenta_v8, whole genome shotgun sequence. It encodes these proteins:
- the LOC110609693 gene encoding 2-oxoisovalerate dehydrogenase subunit alpha 1, mitochondrial, which encodes MAIWFTRSRSIAYYLKRKMSFMGILNQHSCTNPYFESICSSSSSSSRITDAENSSISCHSSAFPFSVHRFESTKAAGQLDQLYSSDDESSQSLDFPGGKVAYISEMRFISESNQKRIPCYRLLNDNGELINGSDFHQVTEELAVKMYSKMVTLQQMDTIFYEAQRQGRISFYLTSVGEEAANIASAAALGADDVVLPQYREPGVLLWRGFTLEEFANQCFGNKADYGKGRQMPIHYGSKKLNYFTVSSPIATQLPQAVGAAYSLKMDKKDACAVTYIGDGGTSEGDFHAALNFAAVMEAPVIFICRNNGWAISTHISEQFRSDGVVVKGQAYGIQSIRVDGNDALAVYRTIRAAREIAISEQKPILVEALTYRVGHHSTSDDSTKYRPVDEIEYWKMARNPVNRFRKWVERNGWWSDKEESELRSSIRKQLLQAIQAAEKTQKPELGNLFSDVYDHPPLNLQEQEKQLRETINRHSQDFPSDVPM